The Pocillopora verrucosa isolate sample1 chromosome 14, ASM3666991v2, whole genome shotgun sequence genome has a segment encoding these proteins:
- the LOC131776549 gene encoding MSL complex subunit 3-like isoform X1 produces the protein MATSRETRSNPVPKFATGEKVLCYEPDPNKARVLYESKVLEVDITKDDKGKRVPEYFIHFNGWNRSWDRWVVEDQVLKDTENNRSLMSRLHEQALKTRMKKKRRFLQGSESKDSDDAGKSERKSISEVVENPELPKVEIEIPSQLKLKLEDDCYFIKRKKKLVKLPRTPNVVQVLQDYFRHYQEFYPGQSSNLVKEAMDGLRIYFDFTLPTLLLYNFEREQYQMVMKFTPHPEETKDRHQEELNGKTPTDNKYGIVSSSTESSPVKQDFANIVTNQTDTKEGEAKQERLLRRRTPRNSPANVEASQSATVSSTSSSPECNASAPKRKAVEIEDCSSQITAATFPSLPIPCSLSVSTHTMPSQVYGPEHLLRLFVKLPGLLARTDMPEKNLDVLLEQINTFLRYLAENSHTLFPEDVYYNSLL, from the exons ATGGCGACAAGTCGGGAGACCAGGAGTAATCCAGTTCCCAAATTTGCCACAGGAGAAAAAGTCCTCTGCTACGAGCCTGATCCTAACAAGGCCCGAGTGCTATATGAGTCAAAG GTTCTAGAAGTTGATATCACCAAagatgacaaaggaaaaaggGTTCCagaatatttcattcattttaatgGTTGGAACAGGAG CTGGGATCGCTGGGTGGTGGAAGATCAAGTTCTGAAAGATACAGAAAACAACAGATCACTTATGAGCAGACTCCACGAGCAAGCACTGAA AACAAGGATGAAAAAGAAGAGGAGGTTTCTTCAAGGTTCAGAAAGCAAGGACTCTGATGATGCTGGCAAATCTGAAAGGAAATCCATTTCAGAAGTG gTGGAAAACCCAGAACTACCAaaagttgaaattgaaataCCAAGTCAGTTGAAATTGAAGCTTGAAGATGACTGTTactttattaaaagaaaaaagaag CTTGTGAAGCTTCCCAGGACACCAAATGTTGTTCAAGTTCTTCAAGATTATTTCCGGCATTATCAGGAATTTTACCCTGGACAGAG CTCAAACTTGGTCAAAGAGGCAATGGATGGTCTCcgcatttattttgattttactcTTCCAACTTTGTTGCTTTACAACTTTGAACGTGAGCAATATCAAATGGTCATGAAATTCACCCCTCACCCTGAGGAAACTAAGGACAGACatcaagaagaattaaatgGAAAAACACCAACAGATAATAAATATGGAATAGTTAGTTCATCCACAGAAAGCTCTCCTGTGAAGCAGGATTTTGCAAACATTGTTACAAATCAGACTGATACAAAGGAAGGAGAAG CCAAACAAGAAAGACTTCTACGTCGACGTACGCCCAGAAATTCACCGGCAAATGTTGAGGCTTCCCAGTCTGCAACAGTGTCATCCACTTCATCGAGTCCAGAATGCAATGCTTCCGCACCAAAACGG AAAGCAGTGGAGATAGAGGATTGTTCGTCTCAAATTACAGCAGCAACATTTCCAAGTTTACCCATTCCCTGCTCGCTGAGTGTTTCTACCCACACGATGCCTTCACAGGTCTACGGACCTGAGCATTTATTAAGATTATTCG TCAAACTGCCTGGCTTGTTAGCAAGA